From the genome of Flavobacterium luteolum, one region includes:
- the ahcY gene encoding adenosylhomocysteinase — translation MSTSTTPYVAFKVKDISLAAWGRKEIELAEAEMPGLMALRAEYKDEQPLKGARIAGCLHMTIQTAVLIETLIALGAEVTWSSCNIFSTQDQAAAAIAAAGISVYAWKGLDEESFDWCIEQTLFFGEDRKPLNMILDDGGDLTNMVIDRYPELVAGIKGLSEETTTGVHRLYERVKAGTLPMPAININDSVTKSKFDNKYGCKESAVDAVRRATDLMLAGKRVVVCGYGDVGKGTAASFRGAGSIVTVTEIDPICALQAAMDGYEVKKLNTVIANADIIITTTGNKDIVLGEHFEQMKDKTVVCNIGHFDNEIDMAWLNKNHGASKIEIKPQVDKYNINGKDIIILAEGRLVNLGCATGHPSFVMSNSFTNQTLAQIELWNNSAAYKNEVYMLPKHLDEKVAALHLAKLGVELEVLREDQAAYIGVEVQGPFKPEYYRY, via the coding sequence ATGAGTACATCGACTACGCCTTATGTGGCTTTCAAAGTAAAAGACATTTCTCTAGCGGCTTGGGGAAGAAAAGAAATTGAACTAGCTGAAGCTGAAATGCCAGGTTTAATGGCACTTCGCGCTGAATATAAAGACGAACAACCATTAAAAGGAGCTCGTATTGCTGGATGTTTACACATGACGATTCAAACTGCTGTTTTGATCGAAACTTTAATTGCTCTTGGTGCAGAAGTTACTTGGTCTTCTTGTAACATTTTCTCTACTCAGGATCAGGCTGCTGCTGCGATTGCTGCTGCAGGAATTTCAGTTTACGCTTGGAAAGGTCTTGACGAAGAATCATTTGACTGGTGTATTGAGCAAACTTTATTCTTTGGTGAAGACAGAAAACCATTGAACATGATCTTAGATGATGGTGGAGATTTAACTAATATGGTTATCGATCGTTACCCAGAATTAGTTGCTGGAATTAAAGGTCTTTCTGAAGAAACTACAACTGGTGTTCACAGACTTTACGAAAGAGTAAAAGCTGGAACTCTTCCAATGCCTGCAATCAACATTAACGATTCTGTTACTAAATCTAAATTTGATAACAAATACGGATGTAAAGAATCTGCTGTAGATGCTGTACGTCGTGCAACCGACTTAATGTTAGCTGGAAAAAGAGTTGTTGTTTGTGGATATGGTGACGTTGGAAAAGGAACTGCTGCTTCTTTCAGAGGTGCTGGTTCTATTGTAACTGTTACTGAAATCGATCCAATTTGTGCTTTACAAGCTGCAATGGACGGTTATGAAGTTAAAAAATTAAACACTGTAATTGCTAATGCTGATATCATCATTACAACTACAGGAAATAAAGATATCGTTCTTGGAGAGCACTTCGAGCAAATGAAAGACAAAACTGTTGTTTGTAACATTGGTCACTTCGATAACGAAATTGACATGGCTTGGTTAAACAAAAACCACGGTGCATCTAAAATCGAAATCAAACCTCAGGTTGACAAATACAACATCAACGGTAAAGATATCATTATCTTGGCTGAAGGTCGTTTAGTAAACCTTGGTTGTGCTACAGGTCACCCAAGTTTTGTAATGAGTAACTCATTTACAAACCAAACTTTAGCTCAAATCGAATTATGGAACAACAGCGCAGCTTACAAAAATGAAGTTTACATGTTACCAAAACATTTAGATGAAAAAGTTGCTGCTTTACACTTAGCTAAATTAGGCGTTGAACTTGAAGTTTTAAGAGAAGATCAAGCTGCTTACATTGGTGTTGAAGTTCAAGGTCCATTCAAACCAGAGTACTACAGATATTAA
- a CDS encoding GNAT family N-acetyltransferase, with protein MTFRQAVISDLEEMQQLYIETIQSVCKNDYNTAQIEAWISGVKNKERWIEVIEKQFVLLAIIENKIAGFGTLKDDNYIDFFYIHKDFQRQGIADKILNELETEARKHHSKIITSDISITAKPFFEKKGFVVKAEQKNIRLGVELINFKMEKEL; from the coding sequence ATGACTTTCAGGCAAGCAGTAATTTCAGATTTAGAAGAAATGCAGCAATTGTATATCGAAACCATACAATCTGTCTGCAAAAACGATTATAATACAGCTCAAATAGAAGCCTGGATTTCTGGCGTAAAAAATAAAGAACGCTGGATTGAAGTTATTGAAAAACAATTTGTTTTATTAGCCATTATTGAAAACAAAATTGCGGGTTTTGGAACCTTAAAAGACGATAATTATATTGATTTCTTCTACATTCATAAAGATTTTCAGCGACAAGGAATTGCAGACAAAATTCTAAACGAATTAGAAACCGAAGCTAGAAAACATCATTCAAAAATAATAACTTCAGATATCAGCATAACAGCAAAACCATTTTTTGAAAAGAAAGGATTTGTTGTAAAAGCCGAACAGAAAAATATTCGCTTGGGCGTTGAATTAATTAACTTTAAGATGGAAAAAGAACTGTAA
- a CDS encoding 4'-phosphopantetheinyl transferase family protein, protein MPLFQTIQFNETTKILIWEITESFDELYSRVTLKEKTQRRLEGMKSQMHQRAFLSVRMLIQEMGFTDKDLHYDEFGKPYFDCDHHISITHSYHFAAIIISKEKVGIDMELQREKIQRIADKFTDYECRYLEPNSIEEYIKKLTVIWGAKEAIFKIRNEKGISFKDHINVNNFSLGETQTQASLHFDDLIKDFDVHYEEIKSDNFEGTFTLVYAFEK, encoded by the coding sequence ATGCCTTTATTTCAGACCATACAATTCAATGAAACGACTAAAATTTTAATTTGGGAAATAACCGAATCTTTTGATGAATTGTACAGCAGAGTAACGTTGAAAGAAAAAACACAGCGCAGACTGGAGGGAATGAAATCACAAATGCATCAGCGTGCTTTTTTAAGTGTTCGAATGCTGATTCAGGAAATGGGTTTTACAGATAAAGATCTGCATTATGATGAATTTGGAAAACCATATTTTGATTGTGATCATCATATCTCAATTACACATTCTTACCATTTTGCAGCCATCATTATAAGCAAAGAAAAGGTTGGAATTGACATGGAATTGCAACGTGAGAAAATTCAAAGAATAGCAGATAAATTTACCGATTATGAATGCAGGTATTTAGAACCGAATTCTATAGAAGAATACATAAAAAAACTTACCGTTATTTGGGGAGCCAAAGAGGCGATCTTTAAAATAAGAAATGAAAAAGGTATAAGTTTTAAAGATCATATTAATGTAAACAACTTCTCTTTAGGAGAAACCCAAACGCAGGCAAGTCTTCATTTTGATGATCTCATAAAGGATTTTGATGTGCACTACGAAGAAATCAAATCAGATAATTTTGAGGGAACCTTTACTTTGGTTTATGCTTTTGAGAAATAA
- a CDS encoding group III truncated hemoglobin, whose amino-acid sequence MKKQIENRADVSFLVHQFYVKIRADREIGFYFNEMISDWDAHLEKLTDFWETNLFGVRKYKGNPHAVHNEVDAHFDEKITINEFGIWLNHWSQTIDEHFEGENAETLKRRARKMSTFLYMSIFQHRQKESEV is encoded by the coding sequence ATGAAAAAACAAATAGAAAATAGAGCTGATGTATCATTTTTAGTACATCAATTTTATGTTAAAATAAGAGCCGATCGAGAAATCGGCTTTTATTTTAATGAAATGATTTCTGATTGGGATGCACACCTCGAAAAGCTGACTGATTTTTGGGAAACAAACCTATTTGGCGTTCGCAAATACAAAGGAAATCCTCACGCTGTACACAATGAAGTTGATGCCCATTTTGATGAAAAAATCACTATAAACGAATTCGGAATCTGGCTCAATCATTGGTCTCAAACCATTGATGAACATTTTGAAGGCGAAAACGCCGAAACATTAAAAAGACGCGCCCGAAAAATGAGTACTTTTTTATATATGAGTATATTTCAGCATAGACAAAAAGAAAGCGAAGTTTAA
- a CDS encoding DMT family transporter: MMNFLFLFIAIVFEIIATSALKKSEEFTKLIPSIITIIGYCGAFYCLSFAIRTIPVGFAYAIWSGVGIVLITAIGAIFFKEIPDLPAIIGLSLIIIGVIVINVFSKTTAH, translated from the coding sequence ATGATGAATTTTTTATTTTTATTTATCGCTATAGTTTTTGAAATCATTGCAACATCGGCATTAAAAAAGTCTGAAGAATTTACCAAACTTATTCCAAGTATCATAACAATTATTGGCTATTGTGGTGCCTTTTATTGTTTGAGTTTTGCCATCAGAACCATTCCCGTCGGATTTGCTTATGCCATCTGGTCTGGAGTCGGAATTGTATTAATTACAGCAATTGGCGCCATTTTCTTCAAAGAAATCCCAGATTTACCCGCTATAATTGGATTGAGTTTAATTATAATTGGCGTAATTGTAATCAATGTTTTTTCTAAAACTACAGCACACTAA
- a CDS encoding bifunctional helix-turn-helix domain-containing protein/methylated-DNA--[protein]-cysteine S-methyltransferase, producing the protein MNTQETINYNRIAEAIDYIKANFKDQPNLDEVAEKVHLSPFHFQRLFSEWAGTSPKKFLQFTSIEHAKKLLKENQATISETAYETGLSGTSRLHDLFVNIEGMTPAEYKNGGKNLAINYSFAESPFGNIIVASTSKGVCFMAFAEDEITGLAALKDKFPNASFTQKLDLAQQNALFIFQNDWSKLSEIKLHLKGTDFQLKVWETLLKIPMGQLSTYGSIAQQIHKPNASRAVGTAIGSNPVAFLIPCHRVIQSSGTFGGYMWGKTRKTAIIGWEGAQINL; encoded by the coding sequence ATGAACACACAAGAAACCATTAATTATAACCGCATTGCAGAAGCGATCGATTACATCAAAGCAAATTTTAAAGATCAGCCCAATCTTGATGAAGTTGCAGAAAAAGTACATTTAAGTCCGTTTCACTTTCAGAGACTTTTTAGTGAATGGGCAGGAACGAGTCCGAAGAAATTTTTGCAATTTACAAGTATCGAACACGCCAAAAAATTACTCAAAGAAAATCAGGCAACAATTTCTGAAACGGCTTACGAAACTGGACTCTCTGGCACTAGCCGACTGCATGATCTATTTGTTAATATTGAAGGAATGACGCCTGCAGAATATAAAAATGGCGGAAAAAATCTGGCTATTAACTACAGTTTTGCCGAAAGTCCGTTTGGGAATATCATTGTTGCATCGACCTCAAAAGGCGTTTGTTTTATGGCTTTCGCCGAAGATGAAATCACAGGACTTGCTGCCTTAAAAGATAAATTTCCAAATGCTTCTTTTACCCAAAAACTAGACTTAGCACAGCAAAATGCGCTATTTATTTTTCAGAATGATTGGAGCAAATTATCAGAAATCAAACTGCATTTAAAAGGAACCGATTTTCAGCTGAAAGTATGGGAAACTTTACTAAAAATTCCAATGGGACAACTTTCTACTTACGGTTCTATTGCCCAACAGATTCACAAACCAAATGCATCGAGAGCAGTTGGAACAGCAATTGGCAGTAATCCTGTTGCGTTTCTTATTCCGTGTCATCGTGTTATCCAATCTTCGGGAACATTTGGTGGCTATATGTGGGGAAAAACCCGAAAAACAGCTATTATTGGCTGGGAAGGTGCGCAAATAAATCTATAA
- a CDS encoding Crp/Fnr family transcriptional regulator — MITVELLEKYGVVKKSFDKNDIIFEEGNLPSHYYQIISGEVKMSNYNDDGREFIQGIFYNGQSFGEPPLFLNQKYPANAIAVENTELFTLPKENFMRLLEENPKVSIQIIENLAQRLYYKSVMAAEISTHEPEHRVLKLIDHGIAYFNFQKDKNGYLINFTRQQIGDLTGLRVETVIRTIKALEKKGELKIINRKVYR; from the coding sequence ATGATTACAGTAGAATTACTAGAAAAGTACGGTGTCGTAAAAAAATCATTTGATAAAAATGATATTATTTTTGAAGAAGGAAATCTGCCATCACACTATTATCAGATTATTTCTGGTGAAGTAAAGATGAGCAATTATAATGATGATGGCCGTGAATTTATTCAAGGTATTTTTTATAACGGACAATCTTTTGGCGAACCACCACTATTTTTAAACCAAAAATATCCAGCAAATGCTATTGCTGTAGAAAATACCGAGCTTTTTACTCTTCCAAAAGAAAACTTCATGAGGCTTTTAGAAGAAAATCCAAAAGTGAGTATTCAAATAATCGAAAATCTAGCGCAGAGATTGTATTACAAATCGGTTATGGCTGCCGAAATTTCTACACATGAACCAGAACATCGTGTGTTGAAATTAATAGATCACGGAATTGCTTATTTCAATTTTCAGAAAGATAAAAACGGTTATCTCATTAATTTTACCAGACAGCAGATTGGAGATTTAACTGGTTTACGGGTAGAAACTGTAATTAGAACAATAAAAGCATTGGAAAAAAAAGGTGAATTGAAGATTATCAACCGAAAAGTATACAGATAA
- a CDS encoding patatin-like phospholipase family protein, with protein MLVLSGGGAKGIAHIPLLQKLDSLHIVPDLIVGNSMGSIIGGLYAMGYSGDSIEKITKDIYWDKLLGGGQSLRAVSAEEKREFQRYLVGIGVKDGKLNSIGSLLNDQNLREYLSELTFPVYNVKDFDSLPIPFRAMATDLVEGKEVILSKGSLSYAMRASMSLPAIFKPMPYGKTVLVDGGVLNNFPTDVAKQMGADIIIGSDVGGGMEPADKLNNLMTILMQTSMFPSNIKNPANRDLCNILVDHLPNLRFSTADFADSNEIYKDGKIATNQNLPALIALSEKLKGFQQRTHKLPDMPNEFILDTIVYKKISPENMPLVVGRANLKTHVKYTTKDLIAGINRAMGTNLFDEITYSYFIKDEDKLGITLFGFERAKNQLNTSVHYDTYRGVGIIFNYTGRNVLADASRLLLTVDIAEQPKARINYQKNFGKHREWWWISEAYGAFLRQEIYINGKASDNILYNAFELNNEVNRNINSLKSYLGFGLNYSYTNLKPKYDREYNPNSVSINNYNFNNIEFNLHYSYNDMDRVFFATEGTIIKSNVARSFLTDIDAAFSDPDQTRVSGSTNGYTKFGLTYEKRLAIKKKITGIIGFDSYFIFQDKLKHDDIPFSGFGYAAKYFIGGIIPSSGSNRFSFAGLHEDELNVTQYMGLKLGSQINLIGKIYLTPHFNIASVGFDTFNDYIKHAFNPKGNWDNNIDTSLVISGGAAISYQSILGPIHFDTSWINNIDKVRLFFSVGLSFNP; from the coding sequence GTGTTAGTACTAAGCGGTGGCGGTGCAAAAGGAATTGCACATATTCCGCTTTTGCAAAAATTAGATTCACTTCACATCGTTCCAGATCTTATTGTTGGAAACAGTATGGGAAGCATTATTGGTGGGTTATATGCAATGGGATATTCGGGTGATAGCATAGAAAAAATCACGAAAGATATTTATTGGGATAAACTCTTAGGCGGAGGTCAATCATTACGAGCTGTAAGTGCCGAAGAAAAAAGAGAATTTCAACGATATTTAGTCGGAATAGGTGTTAAAGACGGAAAACTTAACAGCATTGGTTCTCTGTTAAATGATCAAAATCTAAGAGAATACCTTTCTGAATTAACTTTCCCTGTATACAATGTCAAAGATTTTGACAGTCTCCCGATTCCTTTCAGAGCTATGGCCACAGACTTGGTTGAAGGAAAAGAAGTTATTTTAAGCAAAGGAAGTTTATCTTATGCTATGCGAGCCAGTATGTCGTTACCTGCTATCTTCAAACCAATGCCTTACGGAAAAACGGTTTTGGTAGACGGTGGAGTATTAAATAATTTCCCTACTGATGTTGCCAAACAAATGGGTGCCGATATTATTATTGGAAGTGATGTCGGAGGCGGAATGGAACCTGCCGATAAGCTAAATAATCTTATGACCATATTAATGCAGACCAGTATGTTCCCGAGCAACATTAAAAATCCTGCAAACCGCGATTTATGCAACATATTGGTTGATCACCTACCCAATCTTCGTTTCTCTACTGCAGATTTTGCAGATAGCAATGAAATCTACAAAGATGGAAAAATTGCCACAAATCAAAATCTTCCGGCCTTAATTGCTCTGTCAGAAAAGCTAAAAGGATTTCAGCAGCGAACTCATAAATTGCCCGATATGCCAAATGAGTTTATTCTAGACACAATTGTTTACAAAAAAATAAGTCCCGAAAATATGCCGTTGGTTGTCGGAAGGGCAAATCTAAAAACCCATGTAAAATACACTACCAAAGATTTAATAGCGGGCATCAACAGAGCAATGGGAACCAATCTTTTTGACGAGATTACGTATAGTTATTTCATTAAAGACGAAGATAAACTAGGCATTACATTGTTCGGATTTGAACGTGCAAAAAACCAGCTAAACACATCAGTGCATTATGACACTTACAGAGGTGTCGGAATAATTTTTAACTACACAGGAAGAAATGTTCTTGCCGATGCCTCTCGTCTTCTTTTAACGGTAGATATTGCCGAACAGCCAAAAGCAAGAATCAATTATCAGAAAAATTTTGGAAAGCATAGAGAATGGTGGTGGATATCTGAAGCTTACGGAGCCTTTCTTCGCCAAGAAATCTATATAAACGGAAAAGCATCAGACAACATACTTTACAACGCTTTTGAACTCAACAATGAGGTAAACAGAAATATAAATTCTTTAAAAAGTTATTTAGGCTTTGGTTTAAATTATAGCTACACCAATCTAAAACCTAAATATGATCGAGAATACAATCCAAACTCTGTAAGCATCAACAATTACAACTTCAATAATATAGAATTCAACCTGCATTATTCTTATAATGACATGGATCGAGTTTTCTTTGCCACAGAAGGGACAATTATAAAATCGAATGTAGCACGATCATTTCTTACCGATATCGACGCTGCTTTTTCTGATCCAGACCAAACACGCGTTTCTGGCTCAACAAATGGCTACACCAAATTTGGTTTAACTTACGAGAAGAGATTAGCTATAAAAAAGAAAATTACAGGAATCATAGGATTTGACTCTTATTTTATTTTTCAGGATAAACTCAAACATGATGATATTCCGTTTTCAGGATTTGGTTACGCGGCAAAATATTTCATAGGCGGTATTATTCCAAGTTCAGGAAGCAATCGCTTCTCGTTTGCAGGACTTCATGAAGACGAACTTAATGTTACACAATATATGGGCCTCAAACTTGGGTCTCAAATAAACTTAATCGGAAAAATTTACCTGACTCCCCACTTCAATATCGCTTCTGTTGGTTTTGACACCTTCAACGATTATATAAAGCATGCCTTCAATCCAAAAGGAAATTGGGATAACAACATCGATACCAGCCTAGTAATATCAGGAGGTGCAGCGATTTCCTATCAATCCATTTTAGGCCCAATTCATTTTGATACTTCATGGATAAACAATATCGACAAAGTAAGATTATTTTTCAGCGTAGGATTATCATTCAATCCTTAA